Proteins from a genomic interval of Medicago truncatula cultivar Jemalong A17 chromosome 3, MtrunA17r5.0-ANR, whole genome shotgun sequence:
- the LOC11414323 gene encoding endochitinase A2, whose amino-acid sequence MMMRLALVVTTAVLLVIIGCSFAEQCGKQAGGALCPGGLCCSKFGWCGSTGDYCGDGCQSQCSGSSGDLGSLISRDTFNNMLKHRDDSGCQGKRLYTYDAFISAAKAFPNFANNGDTATKKREIAAFLGQTSHETTGGWATAPDGPYAWGYCFVREQNPSSTYCQPSSEFPCASGKQYYGRGPIQISWNYNYGQCGRAIGVDLLNNPDLVATDPVISFKTALWFWMTPQSPKPSCHDVITGRWSPSSADRAAGRLPGYGTVTNIINGGLECGRGQDGRVQDRIGFYKRYCDILGVGYGDNLDCFSQRPFGSSLSLSSLFLNSIDT is encoded by the coding sequence ATGATGATGAGGTTGGCACTAGTAGTAACAACAGCAGTTCTACTTGTAATTATAGGATGCTCCTTTGCGGAGCAATGCGGTAAACAAGCTGGGGGTGCGTTGTGCCCAGGGGGATTATGTTGTAGCAAGTTTGGTTGGTGTGGATCAACCGGCGACTACTGTGGTGATGGTTGTCAGAGTCAATGTAGTGGAAGCAGCGGTGACCTTGGTAGCCTCATCTCAAGGGACACCTTCAACAATATGCTCAAGCACCGTGACGACAGTGGGTGTCAGGGAAAAAGATTGTACACCTATGATGCTTTCATCTCAGCTGCCAAGGCTTTCCCCAACTTTGCCAATAATGGAGATACTGCAACTAAAAAAAGAGAGATTGCTGCTTTCTTGGGTCAAACATCACACGAAACCACAGGTGGATGGGCAACTGCACCTGATGGCCCATATGCTTGGGGATACTGCTTTGTGAGAGAACAGAATCCCAGCAGCACATACTGCCAACCAAGCTCTGAATTCCCATGTGCTTCTGGGAAGCAATACTACGGTAGGGGTCCCATCCAGATCTCTTGGAATTACAACTATGGACAGTGTGGAAGAGCAATTGGTGTTGACTTGCTCAACAATCCAGACCTCGTAGCCACCGACCCTGTTATATCCTTCAAGACCGCTCTATGGTTCTGGATGACGCCCCAGTCACCTAAGCCATCCTGCCATGACGTTATCACCGGAAGATGGAGTCCTTCCAGTGCAGATCGTGCGGCAGGGAGGCTCCCGGGATACGGTACGGTGACCAACATAATAAACGGAGGGCTTGAATGCGGAAGAGGACAGGATGGAAGAGTGCAGGATCGAATTGGATTTTACAAGAGATATTGTGACATACTTGGAGTTGGATATGGAGACAATCTTGATTGTTTTTCTCAAAGGCCTTTCGGATCTTCACTTTCACTATCATCCCTCTTCCTCAACTCCATCGACACCTAG
- the LOC11418459 gene encoding protein HIGH CHLOROPHYLL FLUORESCENCE PHENOTYPE 244, chloroplastic produces the protein MKMATLMRLPTATPGRVVTRTREAFHALSPSPSPSPPHFVEFCKGGRRGRRIIRVGVKCNSNSERAVNLGPGTPVRPTSILVVGATGTLGRQIVRRALDEGYDVRCLVRPRPAPADFLRDWGATVVNADLSKPETIPATLVGVHTVIDCATGRPEEPIKTVDWEGKVALIQCAKAMGIQKYVFYSIHNCDKHPEVPLMEIKYCTENFLRDSGLNHIVIRLCGFMQGLIGQYAVPILEEKSVWGTDAPTRIAYMDTQDIARLTFIALRNEKINGKLLTFAGPRAWTTQEVITLCERLAGQDANVTTVPVSVLRLTRQLTRFFEWTNDVADRLAFSEVLTSDTVFSVPMAETYNLLGVDTKDIITLEKYLQDYFTNILKKLKDLKAQSKQSDIFF, from the exons atgaaaatggcGACCCTGATGAGGTTACCAACAGCCACACCTGGTAGGGTGGTGACGAGGACGAGAGAGGCATTTCATGCTctttctccttctccttctccttctcctccTCATTTTGTTGAGTTTTGCAAAGgtggaagaagaggaagaaggatTATTAGAGTGGGAGTGAAATGCAATAGCAATTCAGAGAGGGCGGTGAATCTTGGACCAGGGACACCTGTTAGGCCAACGAGTATACTTGTAGTTGGAGCCACGGGGACTTTGGGAAGGCAGATTGTTCGGAGGGCACTTGACGAAGGATACGACGTCCGGTGTCTGGTAAGGCCGAGGCCTGCTCCAGCTGACTTCCTTCGTGATTGGGGAGCAACTGTTGTGAATGCTGATCTTAGTAAACCTGAGACTATTCCTGCTACATTAGTTGGAGTTCATACTGTTATTGACTGCGCCACTGGCCGTCCTGAAGAGCCTATCAAAACAGTTGATTGGGAAGGTAAAGTTGCTCTTATTCAATGTGCTAAAgcaatgggtattcagaaataTGTTTTCTATTCCATCCATAACTGCGACAAACATCCTGAGGTCCCACTCATGGAGATCAAGTATTGCACTGAGAACTTCCTTCGTGATTCTGGACTCAATCACATCGTCATCCGTTTATGTGGTTTCATGCAA GGTCTTATTGGCCAGTATGCTGTTCCTATCCTCGAAGAAAAATCTGTTTGGGGAACTGACGCCCCCACCAGAATCGCTTACATGGATACTCAG GATATAGCTCGCTTAACTTTTATAGCCTTACGAAATGAAAAAATCAACGGTAAACTTCTCACATTTGCTGGTCCTCGTGCGTGGACAACCCAAGAGGTGATTACATTGTGCGAGAGGCTTGCGGGCCAAGATGCTAATGTAACTACAGTTCCCGTCTCCGTTTTAAGACTCACTCGTCAGTTAACCCGCTTTTTTGAGTGGACAAATGATGTTGCTGACAGATTGGCATTTTCAGAG GTGCTTACGAGTGACACGGTGTTCTCTGTTCCAATGGCGGAGACATACAACCTACTTGGTGTTGATACCAAAGATATAATTACATTAGAGAAGTATTTGCAGGACTACTTCACAAACATATTGAAGAAGTTGAAGGATCTCAAAGCCCAGTCGAAACAATCAGATATTTTCTTCTGA
- the LOC11414324 gene encoding protein LAZ1 has product MTELVYSPPVWATVIGAAFLLTTVTLSLYLLLEHLSSYKNPEEQKFLIGVILMVPCYSIESFVSLVNPSISVDCAILRDCYESFAMYCFGRYLVACLGGEDRTLDFMEKEGRATFKTPLLRHYHSSHSPGIVKHPFPIKYFLKPWILGPRFYQIVKFGIVQYMIIKSFTAILAVILEAFGVYCEGEFKLGCGYPYVAVVLNFSQSWALYCLVQFYTVTKDELAHIKPLAKFLTFKSIVFLTWWQGVAIALLYTFGLFKSPIAQGLQFKSSVQDFIICIEMGIASIVHLYVFPAKPYELMGDRLPGSVSVLGDYSADCPLDPDEIRDSERPTKLRLPAPDVDAKSGMTIRESVRDVVIGGGGYIVKDVKFTVHQAVEPVEKGITRFNEKLYRISQNIKKHDKDKRRIKDDSCIVSSSPARRVIRGIDDPLLNGSVSDSGMSRGKKHRRKSGYTSGESGGESSSDQTYGGYQVRGHRWVTKE; this is encoded by the exons ATGACGGAATTGGTTTACTCGCCTCCTGTATGGGCAACTGTAATCGGAGCTGCCTTTCTCCTCACCACtgttactctctctctctatcttctTTTGGAGCATCTTTCCTCTTACAAGAATCCCGAGGAGCAGAAGTTTTTGATTGGAGTTATTCTTATGGTTCCCTGTTACTCTATTGAATCT TTTGTATCTTTGGTCAATCCATCCATTAGTGTTGATTGTGCGATACTCAGGGATTGCTACGAATCATTTGCCATGTATTGCTTTGGAAGATACCTTGTTGCCTGCCTCGGCGGCGAAGACAGGACTCTTGACTTTATGGAAAAAGAAGGTCGTGCTACTTTTAAAACTCCTCTTCTTCGGCACTACCATTCTTCTCACTCTCCGGGCATTGTAAAACATCCCTTTCCCATCAAATACTTCCTTAAACCCTGGATACTTGGTCCCCGCTTTTACCAAATTGTCAAATTTGGTATTGTTCAATAT ATGATCATCAAATCTTTCACTGCTATTTTGGCCGTTATCCTTGAAGCCTTTGGCGTCTACTGTGAAGGAGAATTTAAATTAGGATGCGG GTATCCTTATGTGGCAGTGGTTCTGAATTTCAGTCAGTCGTGGGCATTATACTGCCTCGTTCAGTTTTATACTGTTACAAAGGATGAATTGGCTCATATAAAGCCATTGGCTAAATTTTTGACATTTAAATCAATTGTGTTTCTCACTTGGTGGCAAGGTGTGGCAATTGCTCTCCTATATACGTTTGGTTTGTTCAAAAGTCCCATAGCACAAGGCTTGCAGTTTAAGTCAAGTGTCCAAGATTTCATCATTTGCATTGAG ATGGGCATTGCTTCCATAGTTCACCTGTATGTATTTCCAGCAAAGCCTTATGAGCTAATGGGAGACCGCCTTCCCGGCAGTGTTTCAGTTCTGGGAGATTACTCTGCTGATTGTCCTCTTGATCCTGATGAGATTAGAGACAGCGAGAGACCAACAAAATTGCGTCTTCCTGCACCTGACGTTGATGCCAAGAGTGGGATGACAATTAGAGAGAGTGTTCGTGATGTTGTTATTGGGGGTGGTGGATAT ATTGTGAAAGATGTGAAGTTCACGGTCCATCAAGCAGTGGAGCCTGTGGAAAAGGGGATAACTAGATTCAATGAAAAACTATATCGGATATCTCAAAACATTAAAAAGCATGACAAAGATAAAAGAAGAATCAAGGACGACAGTTGCATCGTGTCATCGTCACCTGCAAGGAGGGTGATTCGGGGAATCGATGATCCCCTCTTGAATGGGAGTGTCAGCGATAGTGGGATGTCGAGGGGAAAGAAGCACCGTCGGAAATCTGGATATACGAGTGGAGAGAGTGGTGGAGAAAGCAGTAGTGATCAAACCTATGGGGGCTATCAGGTTAGGGGACATAGGTGGGTTACTAAAGAGTAA